The genomic stretch ATGTCTAAGCCACTAAACTCGAGCTCGACTCCCTGCAGAGCCTCTCCCAGCGTCTCGTGATAGTGACTGATGGTCTTCTTCATGCCCGCGCAGAAGGGCAGGGAGAAGTACTTGTATGTCTCCTGCCTGTTGTGATAGGGCCCCACTGTGTTCATCCATAAAACCACCTCCTCCTTGTCTGTGTactacaaaacaaaaccaaaaaaaatgaTCAGCTTGAGAAAAGGTTCTCTCCAGGTGCACCGACATGGGCAACACGGCGCAGGTAAGGGGTCAGTACAAATGGACACACGGTGAGAGATGCCCGCCCAGTTCCTttgcttctctctccctctcctctcttcccgtTTCCAGCTCGGGGGGGTCAGGCTAGCAGATGTGAAGTCAGGAGGAACACCTCCACATGCAGCCCACCCAAGTGCAGAGAGCACCAACCACCTGCCCCTTCAGGGGGACTGCACGTGTGCACGATAGCAGCGACCATCTcctcagacccccccccccccccccccccccttgtatTGGAGAGAAATCAAAGGTTCAATGCATCAAAACGTCAGTGCAGGATCATGAAACTATGTTGGTAAGTTTTAACGCACCTGACTATAAACGTGAGCTAACAAGCGATGAGCTGTTACCCAATACTTACTCAATTTAGCTCCAGATGACAGGAATAGGCCGGCTACTGCTCACAGCTTTGACACCAtcactcttctttttttttttttttgacagccTACACATCACTTGTTCTGATGGCAACTAAGAGTGATCACAAAATGATCCCACCAGGACACTGTGACACACTAACATTTGTACAGAGAGAAAGACGTatgcaaagcacacacacacacacacacacacaaacgtggtGTGCTAAACCACTTCATTGAAATTGATTTTGACCAATTTAAAAATAACTGTGGCCAGTGACAGCTGAGAGATGATGGTGGAATTTAAGATCTCATAATTTAGCAAAAACATTTCACCATCCCACCCTGGTAATGTGATGCAGTCTAGGTACTCTTAAGAAAGATTAAGGTAATGTGATGCAGTCTAAAGACTCTAAGGAAAGATTAAGGATTAAAGATTACAGCTCAGCAGAATAATACGAGTTACGATGGGATTAAGGAATCTCGAGTTGTAGATCTCACTTACACTAGGCAAACATTCACTAGACAAACGTCTGGCTCATATCCATATCCTGGTTAGTATAATACCTTTTTCCTGCTTGTTTTACCGAGCCAAACATGGCTGGAAAATCAGGAGTTCCCGTGTAGACTCTTAACACATTGAGTTTTGTGACTAGTGTAAGAAGAACTAGCCTATCTGTACAGATATGCCACACACGTGGTACGGTCCACTCTACTTACGCTACTGTTTAAAGGAAGTGATGGATTGGACTGGGAAATTAGATGCACTTTTTTTGTAGCGTGACACTTTATTATTTATAGTCTGTGTTACAACACTTTAATAAGTAATTCAATAATTCATTGTGTTAGAGAGTTGATAGTCAGCTTTGGTATTAAAAAAACACTTTATACAAGTATTTAGACATTATAGCGCACATAGTGTTCTCATTACTTTAGAACCttatcatttgaacacacaTTACGACCACAAAAGGTGTCTGATTTAACATGTTACTTAACAGCATGGTTCTGAAATGCCTTGGCATCCTGTCCTTACTAAAGTTACTGCCATTAATAAAGTTACTTTTTCCTATTAACATGCAAGTTTGGACACATCAAGAATTATCTTaactctaaaaaaaaaaactcctgtGCAAGTCAAATGAGTTGTGAGGCATTTGGATGAATTTGAGCATAAGATGCATTTGTTAGGCATCAGGATTGTAATAGAGCGGTTATCATAAAAAAAGGTGTGGTTCATCGTTAAAGAAAACAAGTCAAATGAGGCACCTCTTATTCACACCATGTTTAAGGTTCATCTtactttcatttattcatttatccaATACTCAAAATATAACTTTTTTTGTCCTGTGGTGTCTAGTCCAAAGTTCTGCAAAGGTTTTCAGCAAAGGACACATTCATGCCTGCTCCTAAaacactcatctctcctccaaGTGATTTTGATCATTGAAAATATTCAGTAATTGATTGCTATATTGTTTGGTCTGTATTAGATAAGCCACTGTACCATCTTAAGGGCAGTGTCTCTTATTGATGCAACACTTTAGAACAATTCATGATTTTCAGCATACTTTTACCTCTCAAGTACAGCCTGCCCAACAAGTATTAAAACTATCACCATGTCAGTCACCAGCAAAGCAATGAAGCCACAGCACTATGCAACACTGCCTGAAAGCCATACATTATGGGTCATTTACATACTCTGCATACTAGTTTTTTCATATTACATGTGAACTTGCATGCCCAAAGGTTTCATGTGCTTGAGTTAAGTATGGGTCTGCCACAAAAAAGACTTTACCTTGTGCACCACACAGCCAGAGTAAAGACATTATCTACAGAGCATGTTTCACTAGAAAGACATCAAGATGGTAAACGTCACAGGATGTCTTCTCTCACTGTGAAATACTCCTGAGGGAGTACTACAGATCTCTGAAGACTTATTCATACATCTGAACTATGGTATCTGTACCTGAGAAATACAGGCTGGGGTTTAAAGCAAACTCAACACACGGGAGGAACCCCGAGGTGCTTCACATAGTCCCCTAAGTACATGAACTATGTGCTTGAGTAACAACACAAAGCCAACGTTGGGAGGGAAAGAATGTAAAACACTCTCCTTCAGAACAGATACTAAAACATCACCTGACCCCCTGACAATGTTCTATATCACCATGTACATTACCACAGTGATACTATTAGCTGGCTGGTAGTCGGGAGTGTAACCGTGGGGTCTCGCCGATGTTTGACAGTACGGTCCCTGTTCAGGACGCTTTCAAAGAACCGAGCTGTTCCCGACGAGACGGCCCACACGGACACACGACCGGAGCCGGTCTCAGTCGGACTCACACAGCAGGCTCGCCTTCATCATACATGTACCGTTTTATCGGGCTTTACACCAGTCCGCCACCGCTGGATATAAAACCGTGTTCTCCATCTCAATATCGTTCTTTAAATTAATCAATTATGTATGCGATTTAATTAGTATTACATTTTAAAGGACAAAAGCCCCACGTCCTCTCCCGGGTCAGGCCtgcccggtgtgtgtgtgtacaggccgACATGTTCGAGCCCACGGCCGCCTGCTCCCTCAACACGGTCCGCCGACTTATTGATTCCAGCTAGCTAGCTTTAGATTTCACACACTTCTCCGAGTTacacatataacaacatatatattttacttcACGCTGCTCGTAACAGAGATATATCTTGTGTGGGGTTAATTATCCGGCTGGCTGCTCGAGTCGAGGTGTTGAGAGCTAACTGGCTAAGTCGCGTTTGTCAAGCTGCTTTTTGGCTCAGTACCACGTAGCTGTGGGCTTTAGCATTAGCACCAGCATCAAGGAGAAACAGAGAACCGCAGCTAGACCACTTTTACACAACAAACGGCGGATAACCAGCCACCTCTCCAACGGACTCGTCGTCCTAGTCGGCTGTGGTGGGGAAAATACACGGAGCGCCCGTATTAACACTTATACATCCACCGTGCGGCTACAGATAGACCGCATAAGACGAGGCTTCTCGGCCCGAGAACGTTTTCTTACCGTGTGTTCATGCTCATCCGCCCGTACAGGCATTAATAAAGTTACAACAGGCAGTAAGATCACTACTGCATTCTTCCACCTGGATGACCCCATCATTTTCTAGGAAAGTTGCCCGACTGATTTGGGATATTAGCTTTTTTTTGGAAATATCCCACCTTCCTTCTTCCTGGTTGTATGACAGTGGTTGTCTTGGGATCTTCTCGTACGAATATGTCGCAAAACGTTTTACGAACAGTCGTCGCGTTCCGCTTTGATTGATGCAAAACTCTCACATGGACATTTTCGTCCAATCGTAGAGAGAAGCGTTGAGCTCGCGTTGAGCTGTGAAACTCAACACTCACCGCTCCGCCACCTTCAGCCACGTCATCCGAGTGCATACTGCAGAAACGGAAGAAGTTCCTTTGTAGGAGAAAAAAGCTATCAACCACTGATTCTTGGCCCCAAATTATTTACCTTTATTAATGCATTTACTCTACAGTACAAACAACTACATTCTCCCATCAACGCAATGTTGGATATAGGAGCATAATCATGTACATCCTTGTTTCTCACCATCATTACAATGTTTCAGTCAGTTCATGAACTCGCAATTTATTTTGACCCAACTTGTTGGCAATTCACAAATATATTTCTCAAATCTTATTTGATATCTGTATGAATATCTTTAGCAGAGGTACACAACTCCAAGTTCAGCACAGTCTGGTGATTTCTTTGCTCAAGTGATGACGTGCATGCACTCCTCTGTAGCATAGGGTCACTGAGCATTGCTTCAGACAGACAGATTGCTTCAGACAGACATGTCTACATTTTTTAATCAAGTGAATTGCAATGACTCATTCAGAGCATAAGACAAAAGTGAATCTGGCTATAGACGCTGTCTTTGGGTGCTTCCTGATTTTGCAATGAGGGACTGCACAAATTCCCTGTAATATAAATGTACATGTTAATTTATcaatacatttataattaacCAAATCAAAACTTTGAAAACACTTAATATTATCATATGAGCCCAAGACTTTACTAAATAAGAACAACAGAAATTTAGTGTGACATCACCTTATGATAGCTGGCAAGCCAGGATCCCTGTAGAGCCCATTATGAAGATACCCATGAGATCCATCAAATGGCGCCAGCTTGACTAGCACGTCGGAGTTCAGGACACTTTTGGCTGTGCTATAAAGCTAGACACAAATATAAGGCTCATTTTCCACTCAAAATGTACTGAAATGCATCTgtcaacacaaaaccacacaagtGAATGCACCTAGCCCACCTTCTCAGCCATCCAGAAGGGTGCCAAATGGTCGTCTTTAGAATGAAGGATCAGAAGAGGTGTTCTCATTTTCTTTACACTACGGCAAAAACATTTTTGATGCAGTCAAAATTACAGTTAAGAATGCAAGGTTTCCTTGGAAAGGACACATTTTGGGCAgaagtccttcatcagctgtgcaagcaaagtccTTCTATACAATACATATACAGTAGTTTGTTAAGTTTCCTGCAAGCACGTTTAATACCATATGGCATTCCCATATACTTACTTTTCATGAATGTTAAAGGCAATTTTGTTTTTGCTCAAGTCCTTGAAAAAGTACTGAATATAGGGAAATCTCCAGTAGTactaggagagaaagagagcaaacaGTGCAAACACCTTTATGTTTCAGATCATTTGgaatgtaatgaacaataatgcACTAATATGACATGCTCTACTCCCTATGGGTAAACATTGAAAAAACCCAACCTGCCTACCCAAAGAAAAGGGTGAGGGAAATTTAACAATTCGTCATCTGATACATCAGGTTTAAGAAATGCACCCTCAAGTATGACTGCATCAACAGGGTTTCCTGGAGAGAGAGGTATATCTCAGAGtttacaaaaaatacaaaatgatTGACAAAGTCACATAATAAACAAGTTATTTATTACTAACACAACATAcaaccagtggcggacttagcaatttgggggctcaaggcgaatttagctagggggcccatcaacattaatatgcgagaaataagttagctagtcagggggcccctacagtgggctgcagtgggaggggcccaaggcaattgcctagcaatgcctctatgcaaagaccgtcTCTGCATACAACACATATGAAcaataacaaaagttatgaaATGCATGAATCATCAGCTTTGTTATTATTTTGTAACTTAGAAAGTAAGGTGAGGCTACATAATATACTGTTATTAAATTAATGTTAGTCTTATATGGCACAGTTTTATTGTGTTGTGGCATCAAAAATAACACCGTGCACTTTCTTTCCACAGCTTTATGTCTCTTCAGCAGAATGTGGAGTATACAACAGCCAACATTTCCCCTTAGTAGTTCCTGAGTGAACGGTAAAGAAGACCAGACATCTCTACAGTCATTCTGGGCTTGACATTTCTTACCTTGCTCTTGCAATTTCACAGCAGTGTTAGTTGACACCCTGTAAATTCAAATATAGTTATTTCTGAGGCAACAAATGTGTCTAGATGCAAATGCGTGTCTAGATGAGCATGAGCCCTACTCACGCTGTGCCGAGGGAGTGACCCCAGAAGACCACCAGGCTGCCCTTGCTGCGTGCCCTTGCCCAGTTGTACAGGTAGAGGGCATCAGTGGTCAGCCCAGCCTCTGTGGGTTCCCCTGTGGAGTCCCCGAAACCTGGCAGAGTTTCAACATCGGTTTAACTGAACAAACTCAACATGCACCACAAAAAGTCAAATATTGGAGTTGATGTGTTatgaatgtgttaaagtttgTTTAAGTgtgatgaaatgaaatgaaaaatgaaaataatgtggaatatattttttaattattcaactattcaaaatgtattttttatttggTTTTCAACTGActcattattatatttttttctatAAAAGCTGTAGTTGTAGTCAATGCACTTATACATACCCTAGTCCTATGAATATGTAAGATAATAAAATATGATTTAACTTACCCCTGTAATCCATAACCAACGCATGATAGCCAAGCGAACTTAGGATCTATAAGACCAAGAGAAACTATCAGCAGGGTATTGTCACATGACTTTGCTGTCTAACTTTGAAGATAACGTATCTACTCACTTTGGCAACTCCTATTCGATGTGGATATGCCCTGCTCAAATAAAAGCAGAAACATTATGTAACAATCAGCATGACGAAATTGCTCTGAAACGAAATGCATACAAATGAAATACAGACATGGAATCTATACTTCATTAAAAAGTCTGCTAAAACTTAGAACTTAGAAACTTTCAAATGTCTATGCTAACCTTGATGTACATACTCTGTAGAAAGGTTAATTTGGGTTTTATAAACTAATTGCACAACATTTGTCCTTAATATTATACCTGAAAGGCACAGGGCCAAGATTATTTCAGGGCCTTTTGTCAAACACTAGCAGGAATTTTAATAGAAAAGGAAAGATGCATAAAGTGCTCAAATACATGTTTGAAGGCATTTTAACAGATTTCTATCAACAAAAACATACAACAGAAACATCAAAAGAGGTTTCTTCAGTTTATTCAGTGCAAATAAACTGCAAAGTTTGCCCACCTGCTTCCCGTATTACCATGGAGGTAGATAAAAACAGGCGACCCGTCACCCAGAGACTTCTCATACCAGTCCAGATCTTTACCTTGTGCTTCTGCCCACCTGTGCTCAGGAACAGTGTGCCTATATCCAGCAGACAAGAATAAAACCCCAGTGTAACACACTGTCTGATATTGTTCTGTACAAACGTTTCAAATGGACCCAAACTGTAACTGACCACATGCCCAGTGTCACCCCCTCTTCGGAGGACAGGTACATGTTGGCGGTGTGGTTAAGAGCGAGGTCATGAGGACGGCTGAGGTCAACGAAGTATGAAACTGAGGGGATATAAAACAAGCGTCATTATCTTGCGAGCGGTAACCTACGGTGTCTGGTTTGAAGTATAAGATATAAACACACTAGCATGTTTATAAACCAGGTGTTGTACAATGCCAGGAAAGAGGCGCAGAATAAACGGTAGAGCCGCGTATAGGACGACGAGGCCTAGCAGTGCCCTTTTAATCCACACCCACAGTCGAGACCTGAAACAGAACAATATGGACACAGTGTTGCGCCAGTAGATCTTACTGACATTTATGGATTTATCGGTTAATGTTAAACGCCGACCCGAAGTAGGTTATAATTTTACGTGAGTGTTGGCTGTAAGGAAGAATAGGAAAAATCACCAACTAAGAGAAGAAAATCACTGTTTGTATTACCTTTCCCATTCAGTGTGTGAACTGGGGTCACTAACCTTCTTTGGACTTCAGAAATCTTGCGTTTTGTGGATTTATGCTCAGTCCGTTCTCTTGCAACAGGTTCGTCAACTCTTTTCCTCATCTTGCAGACTTAAATAAAGGGAAAGAAAGTctactttttagtttttgacAGTCTACCCCATTCTTTCTAGATTAAAAAACGTAATCACAGTGCATTTGCCCTCACCCCGTATGCTTCTTGACTTGGCGCTGTAGAACCAGGACACAGAGTCGAACTCGACCAACTCCTCCCATGTCGGGCTCGTGCGCGCGTGTGCTAAAGTCTGTTTTATGCATTTGTAGACCTCAAAACGACTGGAAACCCTGCAGGCCTCCAAAACTTAAAGGCGAggactaataaataaataaataataaataattgtaTAATAGTAAAAATGTCTTATTATAATAAAGTGTCATTTAAAAGGTGACAGTACAAAATAATCTATGTCAAATGTTAGAAAATgcgaaacaaataaataataaatacagcATCAACTAGGAATGCAGCtctgtgtgtcctgtggttaCACGTTGTCGTGATTAGCAGCAGCTTTCCAACCATTACAGATTTACTGATTTTCTGTTGTGTGTATTGGCACAATTCCAAAATAGTTTAATCCTAAGTAGTTTTAATCTTCTGGCATCTTCAACCTCAATGCTTCTCCCCAGTACAGTATTACCTAAACTTATCTGTAGCTTCCTAATGCATACATTAAAGAACCAGCTCTGTACTTCCCTGCAGACTGCCTCTGTGTTGCAAGTCCAGTCCAGTCTGTGGTCCAGCTGCACCCCACTATATCCACCTCCCCTCCCAGGATAGAGACAAGGGTTGGCAGAGTCCTTGAGATCTTCTTAAGTCCACCACTATCTTAGTCGTTGGCGTTGCCATATTTGAGCTGCAAGTTGTTCCTTGCACACAACTTAATGAAGCTGCTAATTGCAGCCTTGTACTCTGACTGCTGCTCATTACTGATACACATAACAACAGCAGAACATTTCTATATGTGGGATGTCTCTGATATATACGTCCAACCACATTACCTTTACCAAGAGAGatgaatgattaaaaaaaactcTGGAGAAGCAAAGGAACAGGGCCCTTACAGTGCTTCTATCTTTGTTCAGGTATGAACTTTTGCAGCAACTAAATTACTGTTTCATGAATAACAATGTGATATCAATAAACTGCAGTAGTCATGAACCATGCATTCTCCATGGCCTTCGTTGTATGGGATATTGTGATCACTGTTCTAAGGCATTAAAGAACCCTTTTTGCAACACTGGCACAACTTTAATAGAGTATTAAAGTACTCAATTGTACATAACCACAGTTAATAAGCTTGCCTGCCCTGTATTTGATACGCAGCTctatgacttttattttgaaatcgaaCAAGGACGAGCTACAGGAAGTAAAAATGTCATTGTTGCCACCTTCACGCGCATAACACACGTGAGGCAAACAAGCATGGATTTTTCTTCGAAGTGGAGCGATTTACCTACTGCCCCAAGCCTGAAAAACCTCACTGAAGCTGGTTTTGGGCTTCCTAATGAAAAGCAACATGCGGCTGTACAAGATCTGGTGAAAGCACACATCGAATCATTTGATCAAGCCGTCACTGATGGACTATGTCGTGTTGTTCAAGTAAGTAGAGTGCAGTCGTCTCACGTGGAGGACTTACAACTAGTAAAGTTAAAGTAACTTGAAAACAGCGTCCAGTTGATTTTATAGTTACATTGTATGATGCAAGCGCGattaattaaaacatttatcCTGCATTCCCAAGGACATTCCTCCCATGGAGTTTATGTACAAGGGGGACATCATCAGTCTGTCCTTCGTGGAAGCGACTGTGCACAGTCCCGCTGTGGCCAAAGGAGGAATCTGCAAGGATCTCCGTGTGTACCCTGCCGAGTGTCGAGGGAGGAAGTGCACATATCGAGGGAAGCTGACGGTCAGTTTTCTCGACCTTCTGCAGGAGACGCTTTTACAGTTTATTTTTCATTCTTGCCTGGGTGTATTGTTTCCAAACTTGCTTTTGATGTcatatctgtgtttgtgtgtgcaggcaGATGTTACTTGGTCCGTGAATGGGAACCCTAAAGGAATAATCAAACAGTCTTTGGGGCAAGTGCCCATTATGGTGAAGTCCAAACTGTGTAACCTCTATGGCCTCTCGCCTAAAGAGCTGATTGAGCACCATGAAGAGGCAGAGGTAAGGATGGCCAGCGCTGAGCTCCCCTGCCTGACACTTTGGCACTTTCTCCATCTCACTGCAGCGCTCTCTTGTAGGAAATGGGAGGCTATTTCATAGTGAACGGTATCGAAAAAGTTATCCGAATGGTTATCATGCCGAGGAGGAATTACCCCATCGCCTTGTCAAGACCCAAgtttaaaagcagaggacaggGCTACACTCAGTACGGTAATGAGTCATCCCACAGTTGAAAATGGCAACCTTCACGCTGTAGTATTTGATTGGCTGACCGATTGACAGACTGAATGAATTCTGTTTTCCCAGGAATTTCAATGCACTGTGTGAAAGAAGAGCACACGGCCATTAACATGAACCTTCACTACCTCGACAATGGAACCGTCATGCTGAACTTCATTTATAAAAAAGAGCTATTTTTTCTTCCTCTTGGCTTTGCTCTTAAGGTAACTCAATGGGTTACAGGTTACAATACCTGTACTGTACCTTCAGAAAGTGAAAATTAAATAGTAAAACCCGCCATGAATTAGTTGCATATATATTGTTTTCTGAACACAGGCCCTGGTGGACTTCTCAGACTACGAGATCTATCAGGAGCTGATAAAAGGCAGAGAGGACAACAACTTCTACAAGAGCTGTGTGTCCGAGATGCTGCGcttggtgatggaggagggctgCATTACCAGAGGGAAGGTGCTCAACTATCTGGGCGAGCGCTTCCGGGTCAAGCTCTACTTGCCAGAGTGGTACACGCATGAGCAATGTGCTAAATTCCTTCTAGAGTAAGTCCTTATTTGGAGTCTATAGTAATTTATACACTGTATAAACTATTTCATCATATCACACGTCAGTTTAATTAATGAAGTGTGTAATATGTGACTTTTTGTTCTGTGGTTGTTTATCCATATAATGTCTGTTGAAGTGTGGTGGTAGTGGCTCTATGGTCCGAACCCGAGTTTTCTCTTTTGTCTGCAGTGAATGTCTGTGTATTCACCTGAAGTCAGACACAGAGAAGTTCTACGTGCTTTGCCTGATGACGCGAAAGCTGTTTGCCTTTGCCAAGCAGGAGTGTATGGAAGAGAATCCAGACAGTCTAATGTGCCAGGAGGTCATGACGCCCGGAAAGCTCTACCTCATGTTCCTCAAGGTCAGCCTGCTCTTTCCACAGCCATGCTCCTTCACTGGTATTTCCATGCACCAAATAAGTCTGAATATTTTGCATTCTGGTTTATAGCTAATAAATGAAGCACCCTCATTTTACAAGGTTCTActcagaaaaataaaaccttttttgaatgtgtgtttatgtacataAAATCTGTGTATTTTTCAGGAGAAAATGATAGGCTGGCTGGTGTCTGTGAAACTGGCCTTGGATAAAAGGAACCAGCGAGTGGGAGGACTGAATACAGACAACATGGCCAGGATCCTCAGCATGGGCACGGACCTCACCAAGCCCTTTGAGTACCTGCTGGCTACAGGCAACCTCGTATCCAAGACAGGTATCATCTTATTCTAATGGTGTGATGTTGGTATCACAGCCGCTAATATTTCAACTGGAAACGTGCATGCAGTAGTGTCAGGTGACGTGAAGATAGCGTCAGCAttcactgctctgtgtgtgtgtgtgtgtgtgtgtgtgtgtgtgtggtccctcTGCTCCTCAGGTCTGGGTATGCTGCAGAGCAGTGGTTTGTGCGTGATGGCTGACAAACTGAACTTCATCCGCTACCTTTCGCACTTCCGCTGTGTGCACCGAGGAGCCGCCTTCGCCAAGATGAGGACCACGACGGTCCGTAAGCTGCTGCCCGAGTCCTGGGGTTTCCTGTGCCCCGTGCACACTCCCGACGGCGAGCCATGCGGCCTGATGAACCACCTGACGGCCCACTGCGAGGTCGTGGCCCCGGCTTACTCCACCAGCACCCTGCCTGCTCTCCTCTGCTCTCTAGGTAATCATGACTGTGGGAATACATCTTTGTTTTTAGCTGACATTGCTAGCCCTTTTTTCACACTGGGATTTTATTTGATACTATAAGAGGACCAAACTGGGGCTCTTAAGTTTTGTTTCCCTGTTACGGAGAACTTGGTGCAGGTTGGTGCACTGACAGACTCCTGAAGCAAGATTGTCTATATATCTATTCATTTATTCATGCACATTTTAGCAAGATCAACTGTAAAAAAGATCTCAAATAGTGAATTGTTACAGACAACAGTAATAGATGACGTTCCTGATTCAAAAGGAAGGAGCCATGATTGTAACGGGAAATGAGGGACGTAATGGATGAAATCGACCCATCCAAACAGCTCTGAGGGCTGCACAGGGCAACTCTGGCACCTCCGGGACTTCAACCTGTGATCTCTCGATGGGGACCATGCTTGGGCTGCTTAGACAGAGTGTGTCCATGACGGGCGTACACAGTTTCATCATAATCAGACAAGATCAACAGTGGTCCTGCTCTTGATGTTTGGGGTGTCCCCTCATTCGCTGCTTCTCAGTGTGACGGCAGCCAGTCACAGGCGTCGGCTGTATACACAGACCTGACCTATACAGACTCTCCCTCACGGAGCTCGTTCTGGTTCAGGAGGACGATGGCAGGGTCTCCCTTCCCCCTCATGGTGTAGTTTCCCTCCACTCACCACTCAGACGGGCAgttagcttctctctctctcgccagTTTCTATTAGCTACAAAGGATGTGGCGACTCTGGGTGGTTTGGAAGTTCAAAGTGGCCCTTTTCCTCTTGTACTAATGGTGCTGCCATGTCATAAGGGAATGGTGCTGAAAGGTGCTGTATTCATGTGGAATACTGGGGGAA from Brachyhypopomus gauderio isolate BG-103 chromosome 15, BGAUD_0.2, whole genome shotgun sequence encodes the following:
- the LOC143476457 gene encoding lysophosphatidylserine lipase ABHD12, whose translation is MRKRVDEPVARERTEHKSTKRKISEVQRRSRLWVWIKRALLGLVVLYAALPFILRLFPGIVQHLVYKHAISYFVDLSRPHDLALNHTANMYLSSEEGVTLGMWHTVPEHRWAEAQGKDLDWYEKSLGDGSPVFIYLHGNTGSRAYPHRIGVAKILSSLGYHALVMDYRGFGDSTGEPTEAGLTTDALYLYNWARARSKGSLVVFWGHSLGTAVSTNTAVKLQEQGNPVDAVILEGAFLKPDVSDDELLNFPHPFLWYYWRFPYIQYFFKDLSKNKIAFNIHENVKKMRTPLLILHSKDDHLAPFWMAEKLYSTAKSVLNSDVLVKLAPFDGSHGYLHNGLYRDPGLPAIIREFVQSLIAKSGSTQRQRL